A region from the Hydra vulgaris chromosome 10, alternate assembly HydraT2T_AEP genome encodes:
- the LOC105845705 gene encoding chemerin-like receptor 2 isoform X3: MRKWYVFISIMVFSGGSETNVTSSRSDFNLNQKYPTSQANIHNETVTYNNSNNVDISSMSLEELCRLMEVPAENCSCENPDTKKLCVIVNTKIIESFSCDVVTNKIIGISNLISSTLALIGNGFVIGFGFTNRKNLSRFRYLIIGLSVSDFFFALFQAIVSIPETWTCHWIYGLFFCKVLRASLAASANIAVGFIVIIAVNRYIGVVYMFSTAFDQTKMLTAVIINVLAGILSIIPPLFILQLGKFATCSEVWSKKSSTIYTWVLFLTYYFIPVVTLIFLYLIMIASIKKAYLKSNVINDEQRMSRLKKNKKNLFMLVLILVAFAVLVLPNRIVWIVNDLYGLNKIDKNLERLLKMLSEITYGFHAAVNPIIYSLVDKKFKLQLKTFFSGVKDLFWVNPSLSSSKSRSASEITIQMNITNASKQ; the protein is encoded by the coding sequence ATGAGAAAATGGTATGTATTTATATCAATAATGGTTTTCAGTGGTGGCAGTGAAACAAACGTTACTTCATCAAGAAGTGATTTTAACCTAAATCAAAAATACCCAACCTCTCAGGCAAACATCCATAACGAAACAGTCACTTACAACAATAGCAACAATGTTGATATTTCAAGTATGTCTTTAGAAGAATTATGTCGGCTAATGGAGGTGCCGGCAGAAAATTGTTCGTGCGAAAATCCTGACACTAAAAAACTTTGCGTTATCGTAAACACCAAAATAATTGAATCTTTCTCTTGCGACGTCgttacaaacaaaataattggGATATCAAATCTGATATCGTCAACCCTTGCTTTAATTGGTAATGGTTTTGTGATTGGTTTTGGTTTTACAAATAGAAAAAATCTTTCAAGATTCCGTTACTTAATCATAGGATTATCCGTTTCCGACTTCTTTTTTGCACTTTTTCAAGCTATAGTAAGTATTCCTGAAACATGGACATGCCATTGGATATAcggtttatttttttgtaaagttttacgTGCTTCATTAGCTGCAAGCGCTAACATTGCAGTAGGGTTTATTGTCATTATTGCTGTTAATAGGTACATTGGAGTTGTTTACATGTTCAGTACAGCTTTTGACCAAACAAAGATGTTAACAGCCGTGATAATAAACGTGTTAGCTGGGATACTATCAATAATTCCACCATTATTTATTCTTCAGCTTGGAAAATTTGCAACGTGTTCGGAAGTATggtcaaaaaaaagttcaacaattTACACATgggttttgtttttaacatattattttatccCAGTAGTTacgttaatttttctttatcttattaTGATTGCGTCAATAAAAAAAGCCTACTTGAAAAGCAACGTTATAAATGACGAGCAACGAATGTCgcgcctaaaaaaaaacaagaaaaatctttttatgcTGGTTTTAATTTTGGTAGCTTTTGCTGTTTTAGTTCTTCCAAATCGAATTGTTTGGATCGTTAACGATCTttatggtttaaataaaatagataaaaatttagaacGATTACTTAAGATGTTGTCAGAGATTACGTATGGATTTCACGCAGCGGTAAATCCCATTATCTATTCATTGgtagataaaaagtttaaattgcaactgaaaacttttttttcaggggtaaaagatttattttgggTAAACCCTTCATTGTCTTCATCAAAGTCTAGAAGCGCTTCTGAAATAACCATTCAAATGAATATTACAAATGCTTCAAAACAGTAG